A window from Streptomyces sp. NBC_00271 encodes these proteins:
- a CDS encoding GAF domain-containing protein, which produces MAHSPIDVTRLAALDAAQAARVLREVRDATLSGQPARLAPRPVIEQSWERMLRSGVDPDHDFRAGLLVRDEVERRRQTSQMRHVLPVLREGLLTVADVAHHIMVVADAEGRVLWREGSASVLRKADGFGFELGADWREGVVGTNGVGTPLVARRPVQVFSAEHFVRTHHSWTCTGAPITDPRDGSLIGVVDVSGPLDTLHPATLALVGSVAKLAEARLRELHLTSLEGLRAVAAPVLARLGGRALAVDQDGWTAAVTGMPYTGRLALPKALAPGRSWLPTLGLCVVEPLPGGWLLRAADEPGPRRAARIVLDLAHPRRSSVTVSSEAGSWCHELSPRHAELLYLLAVRPAGRSASGLADDLFDDPGRTVTVRAEMSRVRRYLGAFLEHRPYRFCEAAEVELVLPEDPQDLLPHSTAPAVRRARKPGPPCTAPGPDASPDRPNMPPARGKERISGPSSGVLDQAHGSLT; this is translated from the coding sequence GTGGCGCACTCGCCGATCGACGTGACGCGGCTCGCCGCCCTGGACGCCGCCCAGGCGGCCCGTGTCCTGCGCGAGGTGCGCGACGCCACGCTCTCCGGACAGCCCGCCCGCCTCGCGCCACGCCCGGTGATCGAGCAGTCCTGGGAGCGCATGCTGCGCAGCGGCGTCGACCCCGACCACGACTTCCGGGCCGGGCTGCTGGTCCGTGACGAGGTCGAGCGGCGGCGCCAGACCTCGCAGATGCGGCATGTCCTGCCGGTGCTGCGCGAGGGCCTGCTCACGGTCGCGGACGTCGCGCACCACATCATGGTGGTCGCGGACGCGGAGGGCCGGGTGCTGTGGCGGGAGGGCAGCGCGTCCGTGCTGCGCAAGGCCGACGGGTTCGGCTTCGAACTCGGGGCGGACTGGCGCGAGGGCGTGGTCGGTACGAACGGTGTGGGCACCCCGCTGGTCGCCCGGCGCCCCGTCCAGGTTTTCTCCGCCGAGCACTTCGTGCGCACCCACCACTCGTGGACCTGCACCGGCGCCCCGATCACCGACCCGCGCGACGGCAGTCTGATCGGCGTCGTGGACGTGAGCGGGCCGCTGGACACCCTGCACCCGGCGACGCTCGCCCTGGTCGGCTCGGTGGCCAAACTCGCCGAGGCGCGCCTGCGCGAGCTGCACCTGACCTCACTGGAGGGGCTGCGCGCGGTGGCGGCGCCGGTGCTCGCCCGGCTCGGCGGGCGCGCCCTCGCCGTGGACCAGGACGGCTGGACGGCCGCGGTCACCGGGATGCCGTACACCGGACGGCTCGCGCTGCCCAAGGCGCTCGCTCCCGGGCGGAGTTGGCTGCCGACGCTCGGGCTGTGCGTGGTGGAGCCGCTGCCCGGCGGTTGGCTGCTGCGGGCCGCCGACGAGCCGGGGCCCCGGCGGGCCGCGCGGATCGTCCTGGACCTGGCGCACCCGCGGCGCTCCTCGGTGACCGTCTCGTCCGAGGCGGGCTCCTGGTGCCACGAACTGAGCCCCCGCCATGCCGAGTTGCTGTACCTGCTGGCCGTCCGACCCGCCGGGCGCAGCGCCTCCGGGCTCGCCGACGACCTGTTCGACGACCCCGGTCGTACGGTGACGGTGCGGGCCGAGATGTCGCGCGTACGGCGGTATCTCGGGGCTTTTCTGGAACACCGGCCGTATCGTTTCTGCGAGGCCGCGGAGGTCGAGTTGGTACTCCCGGAGGACCCCCAGGACCTGCTCCCCCACTCGACGGCGCCGGCGGTGCGCAGGGCGCGGAAACCCGGGCCCCCTTGTACCGCACCGGGGCCCGACGCGTCACCCGACCGGCCGAATATGCCCCCTGCGAGAGGCAAGGAGCGTATTTCGGGACCGTCTTCCGGGGTCCTAGACCAGGCACATGGCTCTCTGACGTAG